Genomic segment of Panicum virgatum strain AP13 chromosome 9N, P.virgatum_v5, whole genome shotgun sequence:
ATGGGCAGCGGCAAGGAGCTCGCCAACCCGCCCTCCGACGGGATCTCCAACCTCCGCTTCTCCAACCACAGCAACAACCTCCTCGTCTCCTCGTGGGACAAGGTGAGCCgcggccccctcctctctcGTCCGCGGCCCCTTCCCGCCGCTCGTTAAACCCTAGCTCTTTGATCCGGCTGATCTGGTGGCTCCGGGTTTTGCAGACGGTGCGGCTGTACGACGCCGACGCCAACGTGCTCAAGGGGGAGTTCGTGCACCCCGGGGCCGTCCTCGACTGCTGCTTCCACGACGACTCGTCGGGGTTCAGCGCTGGAGCAGACCACACCGTGCGGAGGTGAGGGTTTCTTTTAAGggtcattttgatccatgccactccaatttcttttaATGTTAGTCCCCATTCCTGCCTAATTTCTGCGCTTTTCCGTCCGACTTGCGGATCGAGAAGCTGATGTGGAAAAATGCAATGCTATTGTAAAAATGGCATATAGTCCAACGAGAGGCTTTTGTTATAGTTATTAGTTGGCCAATGTCTTTTTTGttgcaaatattttttaaagTATATGTATTGTTTTTTTGCGCCGGCTATGCAGTGCATTTCTTAAGCTTTCTATAGAGCAGTGTTTAAATGTTATTTTAACATAAACGAGGAGGAGTGTTTATAGCCGAAACTAAAAAAACTTATATCAAGAAATGTATTTCAATTTTTTATTGACAGGATTCTGTTCTAGAATGACATATGTATGGTGTCTTAGATATCTTATATTTAAGTTGGGAATTGTCtggttctctttttttttcaaatgttaATGAAACCAAAACTAAATGCAGCAGCTAAGACAGATAAGCAATATGCCATGTTTCATGTGAATTAAATGCTTCAGGTAAGATTTACAAGCAGTATGCCCATATCTTGCAATTGAATACTACTATTGGTTGCTTGTAAATGCACTTACACTTATATTGTCTGGGATATTCATTTATATAGAGATCTGATTATTGAATGCAACTAATTCCATAATTGGTTGCTTGTAAATACGCCTATGTTTGCCTTCTCTTAAAATATTCATTTGTCTGGAGATCTGAGTGCAACTAAAAAGTACCATGCCCGAATAATCTTTCAGGCTAGTATTTAGTTCATCCAAAGAAGATGTTCTGGGGAGACACGATGGTCCAGTTCGTTGTGTGGAATACTCGTATGCTGCAGGTACTTCTGACCCTATTGAATTGCTTTTGAATTTATgttcttgttttatttttttcactaCAAGGTACTTGTGCAGCCTGATAAAGTCAAACCTTATGTTTCAGTAACTGGAATGCATTGCTAACTGTACTCATCTGAATTAAGAAAATGTGGTCTGAGGTAAAAAGCATTTAATCCTAGGCTGTTAGAGAAGTTAGTTTCCTATTACTTGGTCTACTACATGTATTTTTCTGCACGGTTTGCAATGACTGGTTAGCTTTGTATTTGGGTTGAGAATTGTACAGATGTCCTTGTCATTCATGTCTATGGTACCTAGTTACTGGTTTTGTGTGTTGGAATATTTGGTTTATTTCAGATTTCTGCAAATTAAGAAAGTATGGTTCTCAATTTAATCACGATTCCTATCAGATATTGTAGTGGTCTGTCGTAGTTGTATTATGATTATTATAATGGAAGAGTAGTTGTTCCCTTACTATCTAAGGGTTTATGTTATTAGTTTCCTATACTGATGAATGCTCATTTGTAGTTTCAACAAATCTATAGGATCATTAGACAGCCATGAATTTCTAGCTGTACTAAGATACTAGTTAAATCCTTTGATTTCTCTTTCTCTGATGTTATTTTACATGTTCGTATTTACTTATGCTAACTGCAACACAAACTCTTTCGCTATGTGTCTTTCAGTTgctaaaatttattttgcatgtCGTTTTCTTGGAGCTATGTTCAGATTATCTGAAACAACTTATAAGAATATATTATACAGTCATTGTGAAATAGAACTCTTCAAAAACTTAAATCAACTACTTGATTTGTTGTATTTTATCAGTCACCACCTAATAAGTCTGAATTGAACTGTTTGTTGTATGTTTAGGACAAGTCATCACTGGCAGCTGGGATAAAACTGTTAAATGCTGGGATCCAAGAGGAGTGAGTGGACCAGAGCGTACACTTGTTGGGACATACACCCAACCAGAACGTGTATATTCTCTGTCATTAGTAGGAAATAGGTTGGTTGTTGCAACGGCAGGGAGGCATGTCAATATTTATGATTTGCGCAATATGTCTCAACCTGAGCAAAAGAGAGACTCGTCTTTGAAATATCAAACACGATGCGTTCGATGTTTCCCAAACGGAACAGGTAACAGCTTTCATTCTTGATTAGGATGCTAACTGACAAcatttcttcatttttttaattgtaCCTACTGTACAAATAGTAGAGAAACAGTAAATTTGCCAGTTATATCCATATCTGTCTTTTATAGTTGTTCAAGCCCCTCTATTTGGACATTGTATCTGTGATAAAAATTAAGGATACCTCTAGATtccatgatgtgcgatttcagcgcgactaggcatgaggggggagacgttagtctagatggacaagtggtggtccagaaggatacttttcggtatttaggatcggtgctacaaaaggatggcgacattgatgaagatgttaggcatagaatttcagctggctggttgaaatggcggcaagcttctggcatcctttgtgacaagagggtgccacaaaagctaaaaggcaaattctataggacagcaattcgtccggcgatgttatacggtgctgaatgttggcctacaaaaaggcgacatgtccagcaactgagtgtagcagagatgcggatgttgcggtggttttgcgggcacacaaggagggatagagtccggaacgaagttattcgggatagggtcggagtggcaccaattgaggagaaacttacccagtatcggctgagatggtttggacatgtccaacgaaggcctcctgaggcgccggtgcgtaatggggttcttgagtgggacgataatgtaaagaggggtagaggtagacctaaactgacgtgggatgagtcggttaagagagaccttaaggattggaatatctctaaagagatagctttggataggagcgcttggagactagctatcaatgtgcctgaaccttgaacttatttctttcgggtttcatctctagcctaccccaacttgcttgggaaaaaaggctatgttgttgttgttgttgttgtttgacTTGAGGATTATGGATGAGGCTCCTCCTAATTCAATGTTGATATTCCTACGAATCTTTAAGTACGAAATCAAATATTCTAAACAATGACAACACATGTCAGTGTCACTTTCCTTTAATTTGTTGCATACCGATGGATGATAAGGAAACCTATTAAAAGTTGATTATCAACATTTGTTTATTATTAGTCAACATTTGTCACTGTCCTTTAATTTGTTAACATTTATCTTCTGCGAATAGTTTCCTGGTGCTTTCTTTGTCTCTGGCCTTTAAAATTTCAAGTTGCAGCTtaaaatctttatttttttcttctagttATTGTTTATTATTAGTTTGTCATGGTCAGTAGCACGACAGTGTAAATAGCCCAGAATGACTGTCAATCTA
This window contains:
- the LOC120691655 gene encoding mitotic checkpoint protein BUB3.1-like, which gives rise to MSAAAAPAAMGSGKELANPPSDGISNLRFSNHSNNLLVSSWDKTVRLYDADANVLKGEFVHPGAVLDCCFHDDSSGFSAGADHTVRRLVFSSSKEDVLGRHDGPVRCVEYSYAAGQVITGSWDKTVKCWDPRGVSGPERTLVGTYTQPERVYSLSLVGNRLVVATAGRHVNIYDLRNMSQPEQKRDSSLKYQTRCVRCFPNGTGYALSSVEGRVSMEFFDLSESAQSKKYAFKCHRKSEAGRDTVYPVNAIAFHPIYGTFATGGCDGFVNVWDGINKKRLYQYSKYTSSIAALSFSKDGHLLAVASSYTYEEGEKTHEPDAIFIRTVNEEVKPKPKALAAPQ